The following coding sequences lie in one Mustelus asterias chromosome 8, sMusAst1.hap1.1, whole genome shotgun sequence genomic window:
- the tor3a gene encoding torsin-3A, giving the protein MNFQWLPLLCWWLQVVKGNIFQEQLGTFSEIFHSLPGQLWTSDCESKELPDISKWNENTLEAWSFLIQDGYQEILNWYCSVHECCESGDCRLTNNITGLVHDLNKKLHGQHLAKEVVVKAVKGFLATKNPEKALALSFHGWSGTGKNFVAKMIADNLYRDGLRSECVHFYIAPFHFPHVDMVDIYKAQLRQFIPTAVQQCKRSLFIFDEAEKLHQGLIDAIKPYINHYDHVDGVDFRKSMFIFLSNIGGSSINRVTLKFWRAGQDREEITMADLEHQIQREAATSRGGFAHSGPMTENLIDFFIPFLPLEYKHVKLCVRDALQSRGIEYDLDILDEVAKGLLYVPKEEKLFAAQGCKSVSQRVNFFLP; this is encoded by the exons TGAAAGGAAACATATTTCAGGAGCAGCTTGGGACATTTTCAGAGATTTTTCATTCTCTTCCTGGTCAGTTGTGGACCTCAGACTGTGAGAGTAAAGAGTTGCCAGACATCTCAAAGTGGAATG AAAACACTTTGGAGGCTTGGTCCTTTTTAATCCAGGATGGTTATCAGGAGATACTAAACTGGTACTGCAGTGTACATGAGTGTTGTGAATCGGGAGACTGCAGACTAACTAACAACATTACAG GGCTTGTGCACGACCTAAACAAAAAGTTACATGGGCAGCACCTGGCCAAGGAGGTCGTGGTAAAAGCGGTGAAAGGTTTCTTGGCAACCAAAAACCCCGAGAAAGCATTGGCGCTTTCCTTCCATGGTTGGTCCGGTACTGGCAAGAACTTTGTGGCCAAAATGATAGCGGATAATCTGTACCGAGATGGGCTGAGGAGCGAGTGTGTGCATTTCTACATCGCTCCCTTTCACTTTCCACATGTCGACATGGTTGACATTTACAAG GCTCAGTTGCGGCAGTTTATCCCCACAGCTGTACAACAATGCAAACGATCCTTATTCATATTTGATGAGGCCGAAAAATTGCATCAAGGCCTGATTGACGCCATCAAGCCTTACATCAACCACTATGACCATGTGGATGGGGTGGACTTCAGAAAGTCCATGTTTATTTTCTTGAG TAACATAGGAGGAAGTTCCATAAACAGGGTGACACTGAAATTTTGGCGAGCTGGGCAGGATCgagaggagatcacaatggcagaTTTGGAACATCAGATCCAAAGAGAAGCTGCAACCTCAAGAG GGGGATTTGCTCATAGTGGCCCCATGACTGAGAACCTCATTGACTTCTTCATCCCTTTCTTACCTCTGGAGTACAAACATGTTAAGTTGTGCGTGCGCGATGCTCTTCAATCCAGAGGAATTGAGTATGATTTAGACATCCTGGATGAAGTAGCTAAAGGATTGTTGTACGTGCCAAAGGAGGAAAAGCTCTTCGCCGCACAGGGCTGCAAATCAGTCTCACAACGGGTTAATTTTTTTCTTCCCTGA